The following proteins are co-located in the Pseudomonas sp. DY-1 genome:
- a CDS encoding transporter has translation MGPREYAWLAMLVLCTSLPLQAEESSVDEARDALSKKDDDADSAKALEEVFQASEKSYTLLKKGERTLTYGFDYSLVRDTQIETFRTGSNVYSVLSQSEAQHTFTNSFTFDYGVWDNLTFSVRLPFVAKYDTERDLNVYSLGDISASLRWQPWASTRGRPVTTLFATLGLPTGESPYDINSENDLSTGNGYYSLGVGANMSYVIDPVVLFGSVGYTYNMPVHDIHQMRGGRILEDVEPGDTLNFSMGFAYALSYDVSLATSYQMAYTTKPTYKFQTANLEGTEQTSSIMNFSLGLRTSPDYIINVNAGFGMTEDSPDVLLGLSVPLDIKGLKAQ, from the coding sequence ATGGGACCAAGGGAATACGCATGGCTGGCCATGCTGGTGCTCTGTACCAGTCTGCCGCTGCAGGCCGAGGAGAGCTCGGTGGACGAGGCGCGTGACGCGCTGAGCAAGAAGGACGACGACGCCGACAGCGCCAAGGCGCTGGAAGAAGTGTTCCAGGCCTCCGAGAAAAGCTACACGCTGTTGAAGAAAGGCGAGCGCACGCTCACCTACGGTTTCGACTACTCGCTGGTGCGCGATACCCAGATCGAAACCTTCCGCACCGGCAGCAACGTCTACAGCGTGCTCAGCCAGAGCGAGGCCCAACACACCTTCACCAACTCCTTCACCTTCGACTACGGGGTGTGGGACAACCTGACCTTCAGCGTGCGCCTGCCCTTCGTCGCCAAGTACGACACTGAGCGCGACCTGAACGTCTACAGCCTCGGTGACATCTCTGCCTCCCTGCGCTGGCAGCCCTGGGCCTCGACCCGTGGCCGGCCGGTCACCACGCTCTTCGCCACCCTGGGCCTGCCCACCGGGGAAAGCCCTTACGACATCAACTCCGAAAACGACCTGTCCACCGGCAACGGCTACTACAGCCTGGGCGTAGGCGCCAACATGTCCTACGTGATCGACCCGGTCGTGCTGTTCGGCTCGGTGGGATACACCTACAACATGCCGGTGCATGACATTCACCAGATGCGCGGCGGGCGCATCCTGGAAGACGTGGAACCGGGTGACACCCTCAACTTCAGCATGGGCTTCGCCTATGCGCTGTCCTACGACGTGTCCCTGGCCACCTCGTACCAGATGGCCTACACGACCAAGCCGACATACAAGTTCCAGACCGCCAACCTGGAGGGAACCGAACAGACCAGTTCGATCATGAACTTCTCCCTTGGCCTGCGAACGTCGCCGGACTACATCATCAACGTCAACGCCGGCTTCGGCATGACCGAGGACTCGCCGGACGTACTCCTGGGGCTTTCCGTACCCCTCGACATCAAAGGCCTCAAGGCCCAGTAA
- a CDS encoding C39 family peptidase encodes MIEILIGSLLGLFGFTQTVDTKPQPQGAVNISQPLSPNGPYRETAVVEPMSQLQFRNVIRQAYDYSCGSAALTSLLDYYLGRNLEERQVMEGLLRYGEADKIVERRGFSLLDMKRFVGALGYKSGGFRAEFGDLDALEHPAIVPIHYGGFKHFVVVRDVYNDHVFVADPALGNISFTRARFEEIWDQNVLFVIFPSGNEPQNAMALTERDLRLVDDRIVSLLAFKEFPQITKFTQNEIDELGSGGDIRYIRRK; translated from the coding sequence ATGATCGAAATCCTGATTGGCAGTTTGCTCGGTCTGTTCGGCTTCACCCAGACGGTGGACACCAAGCCGCAACCGCAAGGTGCGGTAAACATCAGCCAGCCGCTCTCGCCCAATGGTCCGTACCGTGAAACGGCCGTGGTCGAGCCGATGAGCCAGCTGCAATTTCGCAACGTCATCCGTCAGGCCTACGACTACAGCTGCGGCTCCGCGGCACTGACCAGCCTGCTGGACTACTACCTGGGCCGGAACCTGGAAGAACGCCAGGTGATGGAAGGCCTGCTGCGCTACGGCGAAGCCGACAAGATCGTCGAGCGCCGTGGCTTTTCGCTGCTGGACATGAAGCGCTTCGTCGGCGCGCTGGGCTACAAGAGTGGCGGATTCCGTGCCGAATTCGGCGACCTCGACGCCCTGGAGCATCCGGCCATCGTTCCGATCCACTACGGCGGCTTCAAGCATTTCGTGGTGGTGCGCGACGTCTACAACGACCACGTATTCGTCGCGGACCCCGCACTCGGCAACATCAGTTTCACCCGTGCCCGTTTCGAGGAAATCTGGGACCAGAACGTCCTCTTCGTGATCTTCCCCTCGGGCAACGAACCGCAGAACGCCATGGCCCTCACCGAGCGCGACCTGCGCCTGGTGGACGATCGCATCGTCAGCCTATTGGCGTTCAAGGAGTTTCCGCAGATCACCAAGTTCACCCAGAACGAAATCGACGAACTGGGTTCGGGGGGCGATATCCGCTACATCCGCCGCAAGTGA
- a CDS encoding DUF6160 family protein, producing the protein MKSFKQLALAAAVLAAPFMAQADLKAMDDSALSGVTGQDGISISGSFNGSIGSIVYTDSETSGSTTTAGTLRLETVSFTGFDILDSDPLKIDVIDGGAGGSDKLQISLPSITGQLSVGAIRVGDSSAASIGSLAINNMNMSGSTLKVWGH; encoded by the coding sequence ATGAAAAGCTTCAAACAACTGGCTCTGGCCGCTGCTGTGCTCGCTGCTCCGTTCATGGCCCAGGCCGACCTCAAGGCCATGGACGATTCCGCTCTGTCCGGTGTGACTGGTCAGGACGGCATCAGCATCTCCGGTAGCTTCAACGGCTCCATCGGCAGCATCGTCTACACCGACTCCGAAACCTCCGGCAGCACCACCACCGCCGGTACCCTGCGCCTGGAAACCGTGTCCTTCACCGGCTTCGACATCCTCGACAGCGACCCGCTGAAGATCGACGTGATCGACGGTGGCGCCGGTGGCAGCGACAAGCTGCAGATCAGCCTGCCGTCCATCACCGGCCAGCTCTCGGTCGGCGCCATCCGCGTCGGCGACTCCAGCGCCGCCAGCATCGGTTCCCTGGCCATCAACAACATGAACATGTCCGGCTCCACCCTCAAGGTCTGGGGTCACTGA
- a CDS encoding LuxR C-terminal-related transcriptional regulator, giving the protein MTDLCLSRPHQIPLLRTKLFPADAGGRPVLPRRALIQRLQGARSRRVLVLSAPAGFGKSTVLSLFRQHLQIDGAHVAWLSCDEADSEPQRLLQYLVAAVDAALPGFGGNTVGLLQGDVNWPIEAVIDAFVGDLKRIEGDLYLMLDDFHRIRHVALDQGARYLIENLPANVHLVSSTRFTPRLLFSEAESLLLKAEDLRLTLEETEAYFREVRQLTLASDEVRLLHTRTEGWITALHLASLALARHPDRAAFLASLSGTERNIADYLTEDVLESLPQPLQQFLEQTSVLDDFCADLCNALTGRRDGLDMLMRLQREQLFIIPLDEQGEWFRYHHLFAEFLQGRLARQTDPATLLHAAARWCEGHDMPDRAIKYALRGRDFAFAAAMLERQGARLIAGNRVYGILSMLKGVPAEVIREHPVFQIFYAWQLAFEQRFAESEALIEEVSTRLLQGRGKVIHFGLGELLAASQVLKALVMLYQDKLEACLKVARQWLAMVPDNQPVFRASLACVQAAAYALMGEFGEAAKAIAIARDNLKLVDSEYLHVMTSLIEALICKESGELERGRAIAETARARVERVFGRRSRVGGPLALAYADLLYEQDRQAAILAELPLATTWRDVATPVELISRGQLVMARARFFAGEPEQALAQLDEWLAGLQGAGYERVFAHGMACKVQFLLWLRRPNEAERICLQLQQHLAVLPLARYSDAHTVLALTEARLALTERRPERAQSSLENCLARQQDEHQRDRRLRLSLLLSVAYWRKGNSEKAFVLFQNTLEEAWNRGYRRLLQDDALWLLPLWDAWRAAEPKRAGAWQGVAESLREQCRRLSVDPETFDENQDVSHREREILRYVAAGLSNRDIAQAVHLSEATIKWHLHNLFAKLGVRSRTQAVLKGKSLGLLSEA; this is encoded by the coding sequence ATGACCGACCTCTGCCTGTCACGCCCGCACCAGATTCCCCTCCTGCGCACCAAGCTGTTCCCGGCCGATGCCGGTGGCCGCCCGGTACTGCCGCGCCGAGCGTTGATCCAGCGCCTGCAGGGCGCCCGCAGCCGCCGCGTACTGGTGCTCAGTGCGCCGGCCGGATTCGGCAAGAGCACCGTGCTCAGCCTGTTCCGCCAGCACCTCCAGATCGATGGCGCACATGTCGCCTGGCTGTCCTGCGATGAGGCCGACAGCGAGCCGCAACGCCTGCTGCAGTACCTGGTCGCCGCGGTGGATGCCGCATTGCCCGGCTTTGGTGGCAATACCGTTGGCCTTCTGCAGGGTGATGTGAACTGGCCCATCGAGGCGGTGATCGACGCGTTCGTCGGCGATCTGAAACGCATCGAGGGCGACCTCTACCTGATGCTCGATGACTTCCACCGCATCCGCCACGTAGCCCTCGACCAGGGGGCGCGCTACCTGATCGAGAACCTGCCGGCCAATGTCCACCTGGTCAGCAGCACCCGCTTCACACCACGGCTGTTGTTCAGCGAGGCGGAATCGCTGTTGCTGAAAGCCGAAGACCTGCGCCTGACCCTCGAAGAAACCGAGGCCTACTTCCGCGAGGTGCGCCAGTTGACGCTGGCCAGCGATGAAGTGCGCCTGCTGCACACCCGCACCGAGGGCTGGATCACCGCGCTGCACCTGGCGAGCCTGGCGCTGGCCCGGCATCCCGATCGTGCTGCCTTCCTCGCCAGCCTCAGCGGCACCGAGCGCAACATCGCCGACTACCTGACCGAGGACGTGCTCGAAAGCCTGCCGCAACCCTTGCAGCAGTTCCTCGAACAGACCTCGGTGCTCGACGACTTCTGCGCCGACCTGTGCAATGCCCTGACCGGCCGCCGCGATGGGCTCGACATGCTGATGCGGCTGCAGCGCGAGCAGCTCTTCATCATTCCCCTGGACGAGCAGGGCGAGTGGTTCCGCTATCACCATCTGTTTGCCGAGTTCCTCCAGGGTCGCCTGGCGCGCCAGACGGATCCGGCAACCCTGCTGCATGCGGCGGCGCGCTGGTGCGAAGGCCACGACATGCCGGACCGCGCCATCAAGTACGCCCTGCGTGGCCGCGATTTCGCCTTCGCCGCCGCGATGCTGGAGCGCCAGGGCGCACGGCTGATCGCCGGCAACCGGGTCTACGGCATTCTTTCGATGCTCAAGGGCGTGCCCGCCGAGGTCATTCGCGAGCACCCGGTGTTCCAGATCTTCTATGCCTGGCAGTTGGCGTTCGAGCAGCGATTCGCGGAGTCCGAAGCGCTGATCGAGGAAGTCAGCACGCGACTGCTGCAAGGGCGCGGCAAGGTGATCCATTTCGGCCTTGGCGAACTGCTGGCGGCCTCCCAGGTGCTCAAGGCCCTGGTCATGCTCTATCAGGACAAGCTGGAAGCCTGCCTCAAGGTCGCCCGCCAGTGGCTCGCCATGGTGCCGGACAACCAGCCGGTGTTCCGTGCCAGCCTGGCCTGCGTCCAGGCGGCGGCCTATGCGCTGATGGGCGAATTCGGCGAAGCCGCGAAGGCCATCGCGATAGCCCGTGACAACCTGAAACTGGTGGACAGCGAATACCTGCATGTCATGACCAGCCTGATCGAGGCGCTGATCTGCAAGGAAAGCGGCGAACTGGAACGCGGCCGGGCCATCGCCGAAACCGCCCGAGCCCGTGTGGAACGGGTGTTCGGGCGACGCAGCCGGGTAGGTGGGCCGCTGGCCCTGGCCTACGCCGACCTCCTTTACGAACAGGACCGCCAGGCCGCAATCCTTGCCGAACTGCCCCTGGCGACTACCTGGCGAGATGTAGCGACTCCGGTGGAATTGATAAGCCGTGGTCAGTTGGTGATGGCGCGGGCGCGATTCTTTGCCGGTGAACCGGAGCAGGCGCTGGCCCAGCTCGACGAATGGTTGGCTGGCCTGCAGGGTGCGGGCTACGAGCGGGTCTTCGCCCATGGAATGGCCTGCAAGGTGCAGTTCCTGCTCTGGCTGCGGCGGCCCAACGAAGCCGAGCGCATCTGCCTGCAACTGCAGCAACACCTGGCCGTGCTGCCGCTGGCGCGTTACTCCGATGCGCACACGGTGCTGGCCCTGACCGAGGCACGCCTGGCACTCACCGAGCGCCGCCCCGAGCGTGCCCAATCGAGCCTGGAGAATTGCCTCGCGCGGCAACAGGACGAACACCAGCGCGATCGTCGCCTGCGGCTGTCGCTGTTACTTTCTGTGGCGTACTGGCGCAAAGGTAACAGCGAGAAGGCCTTCGTCCTGTTCCAGAACACCTTGGAAGAGGCCTGGAATCGTGGCTACCGCCGGTTGCTCCAGGATGATGCGCTCTGGCTGTTGCCGCTCTGGGATGCCTGGCGCGCCGCCGAACCCAAGCGTGCCGGCGCCTGGCAAGGTGTGGCCGAAAGCCTGCGCGAGCAATGCCGCCGGCTCTCCGTGGATCCGGAAACTTTCGATGAAAATCAAGATGTTAGCCATCGAGAGCGCGAAATCCTGCGGTATGTCGCGGCAGGTCTTTCCAACCGCGACATTGCCCAGGCGGTGCACCTGTCAGAGGCCACCATCAAATGGCATCTGCACAACCTGTTCGCCAAGCTCGGGGTGCGCAGCCGTACCCAGGCCGTGTTGAAGGGCAAGAGTCTGGGCCTCCTGAGCGAGGCCTGA
- a CDS encoding LuxR C-terminal-related transcriptional regulator, with the protein MDAVLNPAAGSRQRSKLVTPQASADYLPRPQVQAALAAHPHARLLLFSAPAGFGKTTALAALAEQRRTAGSAVAWFSLEAEDDDPARFFQQLIKTLGEAVPGVGDYARGYLHNTMQVPVNAVLESLLVDLARHNGPLLLVLDDLHLLKDPELFSALGRLVRLAPASFSLAVGSRSLPPLSLATLRAKGWLLEIGLDELRLSVEETRDYLARTGLQLDDAVLAALHSHTEGWAIGVQLASLWLRHQPQATEQMECLGSDQATVGQYLLASVFEQLSADLQDALLALGVASQLSGDLANALTGRQDGQALLERLETMQLFLLPLDRERQWYRFHHLFADFLRSRLKTRDPERLKQLHFNASLWFTNHHMQNLAIEHASLAEDPDMLAALVDGCGLELINRGQLNKIYRWRQKVPDDIAARYPTLVLADVWNRATEMALPEAIQMLDELLARWGGTRAEAQISDKYLATLAVKAALALQKDDLELCVTIARRVEAQLGRNQAFLEVAILVIGAMALAVLAQPDQARRLLSLAQQRNHFLEGRYLDMQLANVEILLALEQGQVRQAQMLFDQMHAQVMPHLGQKSRAMALPVIVESLIAYQQGRLDGLEERLGSALTHIDVIRPIDIYAQGMLFLARIQRMQDKPKEAQATLVLMQNLAARNQSWRFYARAVAEEISLTLQEPGTDRIKRAEQRFKGVDWNKLASGGTQHGANSALWVQGLIRVRLQQARGHFSEALHEITQLRGKLQPNWHGLQRLRLDLLAALSYQRLGYQERAQSLLVQCLLCAEREGVRSLFIEEGEAIRQLLQQLEAAERHPALQGFIRDLLASWPGNDARKSLDVLEEGLTDREREVVCLAAKGMSNEEIGQQLALALGTVKWHLHNIYEKLKVRNRTQAIRRARELGLLES; encoded by the coding sequence GTGGACGCAGTTCTCAACCCCGCAGCCGGTAGCCGCCAGCGCTCCAAACTCGTGACACCTCAGGCATCTGCCGATTATCTGCCAAGACCCCAGGTTCAGGCGGCACTGGCCGCCCATCCTCATGCTCGCCTCCTGCTGTTCTCGGCACCTGCCGGGTTCGGCAAGACCACCGCCCTTGCGGCCCTGGCCGAGCAACGCCGCACCGCCGGTAGCGCAGTGGCCTGGTTCTCCCTGGAGGCCGAGGACGACGATCCCGCGCGATTCTTCCAGCAACTGATCAAGACCCTCGGCGAAGCCGTGCCCGGCGTTGGCGACTACGCCCGCGGCTACCTGCATAACACCATGCAGGTCCCGGTCAACGCCGTGCTCGAAAGCCTGCTGGTGGACCTCGCCCGCCACAATGGTCCGCTCCTGCTGGTGCTGGATGACCTGCACCTGTTGAAAGACCCCGAACTCTTTTCCGCACTTGGCCGCCTGGTGCGCCTGGCCCCTGCCAGCTTCTCCCTGGCCGTCGGCAGCCGCTCCCTGCCGCCGCTGAGTCTGGCCACCTTGCGGGCCAAGGGCTGGCTGCTGGAGATCGGTCTCGACGAGTTGCGCCTGTCCGTCGAGGAAACCCGCGACTACCTGGCCCGTACCGGCCTGCAACTGGATGATGCAGTACTGGCCGCGCTGCACAGCCATACCGAAGGGTGGGCGATTGGTGTCCAGCTGGCGAGCCTGTGGCTCCGCCACCAACCGCAAGCCACTGAGCAGATGGAGTGCCTGGGCAGTGACCAGGCCACGGTAGGTCAATACCTGCTGGCCAGCGTTTTCGAGCAGCTGTCTGCCGATCTGCAGGACGCCTTGCTGGCCCTCGGTGTCGCCAGCCAGCTCAGTGGTGACCTGGCCAACGCACTGACCGGGCGCCAGGATGGCCAGGCGTTGCTGGAACGGCTGGAAACCATGCAGCTGTTCCTGCTGCCGCTGGATCGTGAGCGGCAGTGGTACCGCTTCCACCACCTGTTCGCCGACTTCCTGCGCAGCCGTCTCAAGACCCGTGATCCGGAGCGCCTGAAGCAACTGCACTTCAACGCCAGTCTCTGGTTCACCAACCATCACATGCAGAACCTCGCCATCGAGCACGCGAGCCTAGCCGAAGACCCGGACATGCTCGCGGCGCTGGTGGATGGCTGCGGCCTGGAACTGATCAACCGCGGCCAGTTGAACAAGATCTACCGCTGGCGGCAGAAGGTGCCGGACGATATTGCCGCGCGTTACCCGACCCTGGTACTGGCGGATGTCTGGAACCGTGCGACCGAGATGGCACTGCCGGAAGCCATCCAGATGCTCGACGAGTTGCTGGCCCGCTGGGGCGGAACCCGCGCCGAGGCGCAGATCAGCGACAAGTACCTGGCGACCCTGGCGGTAAAGGCTGCCCTCGCCCTGCAGAAGGACGACCTCGAACTCTGCGTCACCATCGCCCGCCGGGTTGAGGCGCAACTCGGGCGCAACCAGGCCTTCCTCGAAGTGGCCATCCTGGTGATTGGCGCCATGGCCCTGGCGGTCCTCGCCCAGCCGGACCAGGCCCGCCGCCTGCTGTCCCTGGCCCAGCAGCGCAACCACTTCCTCGAAGGCCGCTACCTGGACATGCAGCTGGCCAACGTCGAGATCCTCCTGGCCCTGGAACAGGGCCAGGTGCGGCAGGCGCAGATGCTCTTCGATCAGATGCATGCGCAAGTCATGCCGCACCTGGGGCAAAAGTCCCGTGCGATGGCGCTGCCGGTCATAGTCGAATCCCTGATCGCCTACCAGCAGGGGCGCCTCGACGGCCTCGAGGAACGCCTCGGCAGCGCGCTGACCCATATCGACGTCATCCGGCCGATCGACATCTATGCCCAGGGCATGCTCTTCCTTGCGCGCATCCAGCGCATGCAGGACAAGCCCAAGGAAGCCCAGGCGACCCTGGTGCTGATGCAGAACCTGGCCGCACGCAACCAGTCCTGGCGCTTCTATGCGCGAGCGGTGGCCGAGGAAATCTCGCTGACGCTCCAGGAGCCTGGCACCGATCGCATCAAGCGGGCCGAACAGCGCTTCAAGGGCGTGGATTGGAACAAGCTGGCCAGCGGCGGTACCCAGCACGGCGCCAATTCGGCGCTCTGGGTACAGGGGCTGATCCGCGTGCGCCTGCAGCAAGCCCGTGGGCACTTCAGCGAAGCCCTGCACGAGATCACCCAATTGCGCGGCAAGCTCCAGCCCAACTGGCATGGCCTGCAACGGCTGCGCCTGGACCTGCTGGCCGCCCTCAGTTACCAGCGCCTGGGTTATCAGGAGCGCGCCCAGAGCCTATTGGTGCAGTGCCTGCTCTGTGCCGAGCGGGAGGGCGTGCGCAGCCTGTTCATAGAGGAGGGCGAGGCCATCCGCCAACTGCTCCAGCAACTGGAAGCGGCCGAACGCCACCCCGCGCTGCAAGGTTTCATCCGCGACCTGCTGGCGTCCTGGCCCGGCAACGACGCACGCAAATCCCTGGATGTGCTGGAAGAAGGACTCACCGACCGTGAGCGCGAGGTGGTCTGTCTGGCCGCCAAGGGCATGTCCAACGAGGAGATCGGACAGCAGCTGGCCTTGGCGCTGGGGACTGTCAAATGGCACCTGCACAACATCTACGAAAAGCTCAAGGTGCGTAACCGGACCCAAGCGATCCGGCGTGCCCGCGAGCTGGGGCTGCTCGAATCATGA
- the pabB gene encoding aminodeoxychorismate synthase component I, which produces MPDCHLHALPYQESPCERFARVRQAPGAVLLDAGRPVAERGRYDLFSAWPLAAFAAAPGESANDFAHRLRKALASLGEASLPAGIELPFVGGLIGYLAYDFGRRVEQLPEAAIDDLQLPDAQLGLYAWALVSDHQLRTSQLVFHPSLAQAERARLIALFSEPAESASAPFRLHAPFQANLDQGQYRDAIERVQAYIQAGDCYQVNFTQRFQAPCEGDPWSAYQALRAACPTPFAGYQALNDGGAILSLSPERFIKVSQGMVETRPIKGTRPRGQTPEEDRIQAEELLASRKDRAENLMIVDLLRNDLGRSCAIGSVRVPELFALESYPNVHHLVSAITGRLAADKDALDLITGSFPGGSITGAPKIRAMQIIDELEPTRRSIYCGSLLYLDVRGELDSSIAIRTVLVKDGRASCWGGGGIVADSDWQEEYRESITKVKVLMQTLERLGD; this is translated from the coding sequence ATGCCTGACTGTCATTTACACGCTCTTCCCTATCAGGAATCTCCCTGCGAACGCTTCGCCCGAGTCCGCCAGGCGCCCGGCGCCGTGTTGCTGGACGCCGGCCGACCGGTCGCCGAGCGTGGACGCTATGACCTATTCAGCGCCTGGCCATTGGCAGCATTTGCAGCAGCGCCGGGCGAATCGGCCAACGACTTCGCCCATCGCCTGCGGAAGGCTCTGGCCAGCCTCGGCGAGGCGAGCCTGCCTGCGGGAATCGAACTGCCGTTCGTCGGCGGCCTGATCGGCTACCTGGCCTATGACTTCGGCCGCAGGGTGGAGCAACTGCCGGAAGCGGCCATCGATGACCTGCAATTGCCCGACGCCCAGTTGGGCCTCTATGCCTGGGCGCTGGTCAGCGATCATCAACTGCGCACCAGCCAACTGGTGTTCCACCCCAGCCTTGCGCAAGCCGAGCGCGCACGCCTGATCGCACTGTTCAGCGAGCCTGCCGAATCGGCATCCGCCCCATTTCGCCTGCACGCGCCCTTCCAGGCCAACCTCGACCAAGGCCAGTACCGCGACGCCATCGAACGGGTGCAGGCCTATATCCAGGCCGGCGACTGTTACCAGGTGAATTTCACCCAGCGCTTCCAGGCACCCTGTGAGGGCGATCCCTGGTCCGCCTACCAGGCATTGCGCGCGGCCTGCCCGACGCCGTTCGCCGGCTACCAGGCGCTGAACGATGGAGGCGCCATCCTCAGCCTGTCGCCGGAGCGTTTCATCAAGGTCAGCCAGGGCATGGTGGAAACCCGCCCGATCAAGGGCACCCGACCGCGCGGCCAGACACCGGAGGAAGACCGCATCCAGGCCGAGGAGCTACTGGCCAGCCGCAAGGACCGCGCGGAGAACCTGATGATCGTCGACCTGCTGCGTAATGACCTCGGACGCAGCTGTGCCATAGGTTCGGTACGGGTGCCTGAGCTGTTCGCCCTGGAGAGCTACCCCAACGTCCATCACCTGGTCAGCGCCATCACCGGCCGCCTGGCGGCAGACAAGGATGCACTGGACCTGATCACTGGCAGTTTTCCCGGCGGCTCGATCACCGGCGCCCCGAAGATTCGCGCCATGCAGATCATCGACGAGCTGGAGCCCACTCGCCGCTCGATCTATTGCGGGTCCCTGCTTTACTTGGACGTTCGCGGCGAACTGGACAGTTCCATCGCCATCCGCACCGTGCTGGTGAAAGACGGTCGGGCCAGTTGCTGGGGTGGCGGAGGCATCGTTGCCGACTCCGACTGGCAGGAGGAATACCGTGAGTCAATCACCAAGGTGAAGGTGTTGATGCAGACGCTGGAGAGGTTGGGAGATTAA
- the thrH gene encoding bifunctional phosphoserine phosphatase/homoserine phosphotransferase ThrH produces MEIACLDLEGVLVPEIWIAFAEKTGIEALKATTRDIPDYDVLMKQRLRILDEHGLKLADIQEVIATLKPLEGAVEFVDWLRERFQVVILSDTFYEFSQPLMRQLGFPTLLCHRLITDETDRVVDYQLRQKDPKRQSVLAFKSLYYRVIAAGDSYNDTTMLSEAHAGILFHAPENVIREFPQFPAVHTYEDLKREFIKASNRQLSL; encoded by the coding sequence GTGGAAATCGCCTGTCTCGACCTTGAAGGTGTACTGGTTCCGGAAATCTGGATCGCTTTCGCGGAAAAAACCGGAATCGAAGCGCTGAAGGCGACTACCCGGGACATTCCGGACTACGACGTGCTGATGAAGCAGCGCCTGCGCATCCTCGACGAGCACGGCCTGAAGCTCGCCGACATCCAGGAAGTGATCGCTACCCTGAAGCCGCTGGAAGGCGCCGTCGAGTTCGTCGACTGGCTGCGCGAGCGCTTCCAGGTCGTCATCCTCTCCGACACCTTCTACGAGTTCTCCCAGCCGCTGATGCGTCAACTGGGCTTCCCGACCCTGCTCTGCCATCGCCTGATCACCGACGAGACCGATCGTGTGGTGGATTACCAGCTGCGCCAGAAGGACCCCAAGCGCCAGTCCGTGCTGGCCTTCAAGAGCCTCTACTACCGTGTGATCGCGGCTGGCGACTCCTACAACGACACCACCATGCTCAGCGAAGCTCATGCCGGTATCCTGTTCCATGCGCCGGAAAATGTAATCCGCGAGTTCCCGCAGTTCCCGGCGGTGCACACCTACGAAGACCTCAAGCGCGAGTTCATCAAGGCCTCCAACCGTCAGTTGAGCCTCTGA
- a CDS encoding phosphoadenylyl-sulfate reductase: MSHPFDVVALATAYASKSPQDILKLAFEHFGDDLWISFSGAEDVVLVDMAWKLNKNVKVFSLDTGRLHPETYRFIEQVREHYGIAIEVLSPDPRLLEPFVKEKGLFSFFKDGHGECCGIRKIEPLRRKLSTVTAWATGQRRDQSPGTRSQVAVLEVDGAFSTPEKPLYKFNPLAQMSSEEVWAYIRMLEIPYNPLHERGFISIGCEPCTRPVLPNQHEREGRWWWEEATQKECGLHAGNLISKA, translated from the coding sequence ATGAGCCACCCCTTCGACGTCGTCGCACTGGCGACGGCTTACGCCAGCAAGTCCCCCCAGGACATCCTCAAGCTCGCCTTCGAGCATTTCGGCGACGACCTGTGGATTTCCTTCAGCGGCGCCGAGGACGTGGTCCTCGTGGACATGGCCTGGAAGCTGAACAAGAACGTCAAGGTATTCAGCCTGGATACCGGCCGTCTGCATCCGGAAACCTACCGCTTCATCGAGCAGGTGCGCGAACACTATGGCATCGCCATCGAGGTGCTATCGCCGGACCCGCGCCTGCTGGAACCCTTCGTCAAGGAAAAGGGCTTGTTCAGCTTCTTCAAGGACGGTCATGGCGAATGCTGCGGCATCCGCAAGATCGAACCGCTGCGCCGCAAGCTCTCCACCGTGACAGCCTGGGCCACCGGCCAGCGTCGCGATCAGAGCCCGGGCACCCGTTCCCAGGTGGCCGTACTGGAAGTGGACGGCGCCTTCTCAACCCCGGAAAAGCCGCTGTACAAGTTCAACCCGCTGGCGCAGATGAGCAGCGAAGAAGTCTGGGCCTACATCCGAATGCTGGAGATTCCCTACAACCCACTGCACGAGCGCGGTTTCATCAGCATCGGCTGCGAGCCCTGCACCCGCCCGGTACTGCCGAACCAGCACGAGCGCGAAGGGCGCTGGTGGTGGGAGGAAGCCACCCAGAAGGAATGCGGCCTGCATGCCGGCAACCTGATCAGCAAGGCCTGA